A part of Loxodonta africana isolate mLoxAfr1 chromosome 11, mLoxAfr1.hap2, whole genome shotgun sequence genomic DNA contains:
- the RPS19 gene encoding small ribosomal subunit protein eS19, translated as MPGVTVKDVNQQEFVRALAAFLKKSGKLKVPEWVDTVKLAKHKELAPYDENWFYTRAASTARHLYLRGGAGVGSMTKIYGGRQRNGVMPSHFSRGSKSVARRVLQALEGLKMVEKDQDGGRKLTPQGQRDLDRIAGQVAAANKKH; from the exons ATGCCTGGAGTTACTGTAAAAGACGTGAACCAGCAGGAGTTCGTCAGAGCTCTGGCAGCCTTCCTCAAAAA GTCCGGAAAGCTGAAAGTCCCTGAATGGGTAGACACTGTCAAGCTGGCCAAGCACAAAGAGCTTGCCCCCTACGACGAGAACTGGTTCTACACACGAGCTG ctTCCACAGCACGGCACCTGTACCTCCGGGGTGGTGCTGGGGTTGGCTCCATGACCAAGATCTACGGGGGGCGGCAGAGAAACGGCGTCATGCCCAGCCACTTCAGCCGAGGCTCCAAGAGTGTGGCCCGCCGGGTCCTCCAAGCCCTGGAGGGGCTCAAAATGGTGGAGAAGGATCAAGATGG GGGCCGCAAACTGACACCTCAGGGACAGAGAGATCTGGACAGAATCGCCGGACAG GTGGCAGCTGCCAACAAGAAACATTAG